A segment of the Lineus longissimus chromosome 11, tnLinLong1.2, whole genome shotgun sequence genome:
CTTAACTAAACATTTTGATTGTTGCATTTCTAATGAAAGTGCCTTTAGAATTCTTCTTGAACCTTCTTTGAGAGTTCTTTTTCATATGATACTGTTGCTAATGCTGACtgataaaaagaaagaaatacaGAAGAGTTCAGATCaatcaagttgccttgactgggattcaATGAACTTTAATCTATTGTGGTTTCTTTCTTGTAATTTCTCTGTAGTTTGCTGTTCACTTGAATTTCTAACTCAGTTTATGATCAGTTGATCTGCTGAATATAGGGAATGGTgctgaggatgaggatgataaTCTATCTGTCTGATTTCATCTGAACTTGGATTAACACAACCTGATCAGGGATTATCCTTATCTCCTTTATTATTTGCACACTCCTGTCAGCTCTGATCTATCATCAGGCTAAACATACAGGTAGTCCAGAATGTATTTTAATAGGGACAAGCTTGGCTTGAGATATGTTGGGGTCTAACACAAAAAATATCTTCCTGCTGGACCATGACTTCTTAAAATAAGAAAATTGAACCATTCTTAGACTGCAATTTTTCACTGTAACATAAATGTCCCAGTGGGTTATGAAATTTGCAAGCAGTGTGGAAAACTGCCTCGCAAGCTAAACACTTGTGAAAATCATCTGTTTGGATTATATGTGGTGGTGCATGGTGGCAATTAGAGGTATTATTCTCCAGCCACCCGAATCCCATGCCCAAGGTGCCCCTTTATTTTAAAGATGAAGTTAGAAAGTGTGGACCAGATCTCCTGTGTCAATCTCGGTCCAATCTGGCTGTGGCCTTAATACCTGTGGCATGGCTTTAGTGCAAATCCACATGCCAGATGCCTCTAACTGACTTTCCCAGATTGTTTCCCACACCAAATTCTTCATCTTCAATGGGGAATGCATACATAAACTCAGCCACCTTGATCCTGTATCCAGGGGGCATGGGCTTAGCACCTTCAGCACAAAAGCTCTAGTCCACACTTCAGACTTGTTAGTGGGTTCACTGGCCTGGAAAGCTAGGCGGGCCACCTTTTTTGCTGGGAAGTTTAAGGCCGGGCGCACATGGCAAGTACAGCTACATACAGTACAACTATAAACTGCTGGTGCAGCCAAGGCTGAAGAAACAGGCTAAAACTACTTCTTTTGCGGAATATTTTGCTCTCTGGGACTTTCAATTCTTATGAAATGGACTATTCTTTtacatgaaaaaaaacctgCAAATTTTGTAAGTGTTTATTTTTTCTGATCTTGTTGTCTTTCTGCTCTTGTATTGTAACCTCCAAATTGTTTAGTGTCTTGTCCAACATTTCTTTTCTGATAACGAATGGTACCTCTAATTTTTCAGGAAAGCTGTTGAATTGATGAGATTGGCAGAAGCCAAGTCGCACACATCTGCCGGCCTTCAATTGACTGGATCATGTAGAGCTGTCGTCCTGCTGGATCTTGCGGCCAGTGCCCTTGGTGAACCCATTGATAAGGTTAGTACATCTTTGCCTTACAATATCCAAAATCACGAGATGTTGCTGTCTCTGAGCGTTTTTCCAGATCTATAATCTAGACTCGAGGTCATGATGGTATAAGTTTACCCATGCCGACTTGTcggcggtgaacatcagtaCTAAAGTCTTCTCCTTCCACGACGATGGATTGACCGGTTTTCCGTGGGGGCAAAATGTCGATCGCACCTCCCCTGTTGTATTCATGAGGTGTACCTATCAGTCTGATGCAAGTTAGTACACCACTGTGCAACAAACTTCAGTTCAATTCCCATGAAGTCTTTCTGCTGAGCGATGGACCAAGGAACTGCTAAAAACACAACGCTCCTCTATTCTGTGTGGTCATTTGGGCTTGAAGCAAGGTAGTTACACTACCGTGGGAGATGGGATAGTTACCAATAATAATTAGCTGAATTATAGTCTAAACTGTGAAAAACATGACTCTAAATAAGAGGCACCAGGGTCCTGTCTTTTATCAGTTTCCTTTCACTGATGATTTGCTTAAGACTTTTTCCTATCGCTGAAATGTAATTGTTACAACTTAAAAATTACTTAAAAATTGAGTTCattcattaattcttgattTTTATGGTTTCAGACATGTGCTGTCAAGTTGTCTGGACAGAACAAGCGTATCTACACCAGTTCACATAAGGCGTTAGAATGTCTTCTGGACATGCAACCCAAGATCACCATCAGGGAGATGGCAGTCCAGTTTGGCTGTACCGGAGCAGTAGAGCTCGCTCATAATGTTCTCAAAAGGTATGTTCATTCAATTTATGCTTTCAAACGTTCTTGAAATTTTCTTAAAGGGACCAGTTGGgcgtgagatatgttggttttccataCGAAGATGGCTTCCAGTTTGGATGTGTCTGTCATTCCATCGAAAAACTGCAGAAAACAGTGCATTTGAACAGAATATATTCATAGTCCTGCCTAATATTCACAAGTCATGTCGTCAACTGTCTTGCAATACAAGCGATTGTGATTTATAAGAGGTCAGCTTGAGTGTAATACTACAGGTGGTGGTGCAGGGTGGCGAGCGGCGAAATTATCCAGCATCCCCTTGCCATTGGCCAGGAACTATTCAAATTTCGGGTCCAAATTGCGCAATTACTAGAAGCAATTACTGAAACATCTGGAAAAATTACAGGCTTCACAATTCCTTATTTATTGTAAAGAACAATTAAAACTGACAGCAGACAAATGGAGAAAATAAGATTTGTTATGCAGTCAATTGTCATTTTGTTGACCAACTGCTAAATGTCCTCCCTTGGGCCATTTAATTACTCTGTCTATATACAATAAATTAGTGTGCAATTAGTGGCCGAGGTGAAAGCACCATAGACAATGGGCCATATTGTCTACCGAAGGTAATCAGATGACATCTGAATGGATTTATGGTTCTTCACACAGACTTGCTAATTGATAACAATGGCCCACTGGGCTAATTAGCAATGTTTAATTATCAGTCTTTGGTCTAGGGGAGTGGTAGATGACCATTGGTTATCAGCCTTACTCctggattttgattggtcagttTGTGATTGATGACTGATGATAATAGACCCCCTCCTCCAGGCATCACTTGCATTTATCCGGTTCACCAGCTGATGTTCTTTATACATTCTGGTCCCAGGATTCAGGCATGGTGTGTTGGTGAGTTAGTCGACTTAGAAAATATTCCGTTCTTCCTGTTGCCTATTCATACTTTGGAGCCTAAAGTTCTCTTACTTCAAACTTCTATTATTTGCATTGAATTCTTATTTCAGAGCCCTTTTCTAGGAATTCTGGTTAATTTTgtactttttgaaatattttcagcaaattttgACGCAAATTTTTATGAATGCCGTCTGTTTCTCTCTCTTTCAGTTATCAAACTTTACAAGAAGATTCAACGGCAAATGACGATATGGATTTCGATCGGCCGCTGTTTCAAGGCGCAGCACTTTTTGCTGCTTGTAGGTAAGTCATTCTGTCGAGTGGATCGAGTAGTCTAATACTTGTTTCGTATTTTTGCAAGTAATTTGATCAAACGGTTTTTTAGTGCAAAAGTAAAAACCGTAAGAAATTATACCGACGTATTTGTTCTCTAACAACCATGTCACCAAATAAAGTCAGATTGAAAGGCTAAATTTAGTATACTCCGTAAATTTAGCAGTCATTAAATTTTTCCATGATGCAAAATTCAGCTCATGGTGACCTGTTCACTTAGTGTTTATGAAGGTGTAAAAACATGTCACTTTGAAACGTCAAAAATATAAGCCGATTTATTTTTGACAGAAACATTTTGAAC
Coding sequences within it:
- the LOC135496046 gene encoding origin recognition complex subunit 6-like, with the translated sequence MDQKLLNTLAPKLNIKSPKVIGKAVELMRLAEAKSHTSAGLQLTGSCRAVVLLDLAASALGEPIDKTCAVKLSGQNKRIYTSSHKALECLLDMQPKITIREMAVQFGCTGAVELAHNVLKSYQTLQEDSTANDDMDFDRPLFQGAALFAACRKMKVKIEKTRLVEMVGTKRTIFDKLVAVMEGHVNKIAEEKKKKQEKGPSKRPRTFLEQLENAVIESEVTSHQQEVDDDLTREDYGAWKKRILENARKSLKAGK